In Mycobacterium sp. Aquia_216, a genomic segment contains:
- a CDS encoding polysaccharide lyase beta-sandwich domain-containing protein produces the protein MAHDNAASELALDSRTAATDGVESVAGQDGSTTLRGDVGSDDQAEDLTALESQAGDDADDAGAETTPKPRRWLRFWRGRDWGAIFVRGVLPALALVLALGAAWLKWQVFNAAEANTARVQAVQAATEGTVAILSYQPGTVEHDLAAARDRLTGQFRDSYTSLTHDVVVPGAKEKKVAAVATAPAAATMSASPGHAVVLVFVNQTTIVDNGAPTSTVSSVQVTLDKINGRWLISGFDPV, from the coding sequence ATGGCCCACGACAATGCCGCCAGTGAGCTGGCATTGGACAGCCGCACAGCCGCTACCGATGGCGTTGAAAGCGTTGCAGGACAAGATGGTTCGACCACGCTTCGTGGTGATGTCGGGAGCGACGACCAAGCCGAGGATCTGACGGCGCTTGAATCGCAAGCCGGGGACGATGCCGACGACGCCGGGGCCGAAACCACGCCGAAGCCGAGACGATGGTTACGCTTCTGGCGCGGCCGCGATTGGGGTGCGATCTTCGTCCGGGGAGTGCTACCCGCGCTGGCCTTGGTGCTCGCACTGGGCGCGGCATGGTTGAAATGGCAGGTCTTCAATGCCGCGGAAGCGAATACGGCGCGGGTCCAAGCGGTACAAGCGGCCACCGAGGGTACCGTCGCGATCTTGTCTTACCAGCCGGGGACCGTCGAGCATGACCTCGCCGCGGCGCGCGACCGGCTCACCGGCCAGTTCCGCGACTCGTACACATCGCTAACTCACGACGTCGTGGTACCGGGAGCCAAAGAGAAAAAAGTCGCTGCCGTCGCAACCGCGCCAGCTGCCGCGACCATGTCAGCTTCGCCCGGTCATGCGGTCGTGCTGGTCTTCGTTAACCAGACCACCATCGTCGATAACGGCGCACCTACCAGCACCGTGTCGAGCGTCCAGGTCACCCTCGACAAAATCAATGGCCGCTGGCTGATATCCGGATTCGACCCGGTCTAG
- a CDS encoding mammalian cell entry protein: protein MADDADPTELSSAAEAATLMLDDPLDDVSHDDDSADAITPAPGNRGRRRAAFVLGLLTVLALAAVTGWLGWQAYQLRGQAQYRQVCLHAARQGALNLTTIDYREVNADIQRILDSTTGAFHNDFSQRSEPFIDTVKQAQSTSVGTITAAGLESVTDHEAQVLVAVSVKSSLAGVQQPQPRAWRMRINVETVGNEMKVSNVAFVP from the coding sequence ATGGCAGACGATGCTGATCCCACCGAATTAAGTAGCGCCGCTGAGGCGGCGACACTGATGCTAGACGACCCGCTCGACGACGTGTCCCACGACGATGACAGCGCCGACGCCATCACGCCGGCCCCTGGCAATCGCGGCCGGCGGCGTGCCGCGTTTGTTTTGGGGCTGCTCACCGTTCTGGCGTTGGCCGCAGTTACGGGCTGGTTGGGCTGGCAGGCCTATCAGCTTCGCGGGCAAGCCCAGTACCGCCAGGTCTGCCTGCACGCTGCGCGCCAAGGCGCACTCAACCTCACCACCATCGACTACCGCGAAGTCAACGCCGACATACAACGCATCCTCGACAGCACCACCGGTGCGTTTCACAACGACTTCAGTCAGCGCTCGGAGCCGTTCATCGACACTGTCAAACAGGCCCAATCCACTTCGGTAGGAACCATTACCGCCGCGGGCCTGGAGTCGGTGACGGATCACGAAGCCCAGGTACTAGTGGCGGTATCGGTCAAGAGCTCCCTAGCGGGTGTCCAGCAACCTCAGCCCCGCGCCTGGCGGATGCGCATCAACGTCGAGACCGTCGGAAACGAAATGAAGGTGTCTAATGTCGCGTTTGTCCCTTAA
- a CDS encoding SDR family NAD(P)-dependent oxidoreductase, with the protein MGRLDGKVCLITNGVQPLGHATARRFAREGATVVVADADGDAAGIAEELAELGGRGMFVQTDADDKLALVSAVGSACAAFGRVDALVTGAPRHTPRARLEAQTDAMFDSTMKSVFYPAAWAMQAVLPVMRDQGGGRIVNYCAPVGPVSVWNIADFNAASTAIIGLTNTAAAEWARHRVLCNAVALPASIVLATGQQSDANNAGPLETHRLITRTPELENDVAPVALFLVSDDNAYVTGSTIKVDGGAELSAVWQPDELSNRFAEKQVSR; encoded by the coding sequence ATGGGCCGTCTTGACGGCAAGGTGTGTCTGATCACGAACGGTGTTCAGCCACTGGGACACGCGACCGCTCGGCGGTTTGCCCGGGAAGGTGCCACGGTGGTGGTGGCCGATGCCGACGGCGACGCGGCCGGTATCGCCGAAGAGTTGGCGGAGCTCGGTGGTCGTGGAATGTTCGTCCAAACGGACGCCGATGACAAGCTGGCTCTGGTGAGCGCCGTCGGATCGGCCTGTGCCGCGTTTGGCCGGGTCGACGCGCTCGTGACCGGCGCCCCGCGACACACGCCTCGCGCGCGGTTGGAGGCCCAGACGGACGCGATGTTCGATTCGACCATGAAGTCCGTGTTCTACCCGGCCGCTTGGGCGATGCAGGCCGTGCTTCCCGTGATGCGAGACCAAGGGGGTGGGCGAATAGTGAATTACTGCGCACCAGTGGGTCCGGTGAGCGTCTGGAATATCGCCGACTTCAACGCGGCGTCCACGGCGATCATCGGCCTCACGAACACAGCTGCCGCGGAGTGGGCCCGGCATCGAGTGCTCTGCAATGCGGTCGCGTTGCCGGCCTCCATTGTGCTTGCTACCGGCCAACAATCAGACGCCAACAATGCCGGGCCGCTCGAAACCCATCGGTTGATCACGCGAACGCCCGAGTTGGAAAACGATGTCGCTCCAGTAGCGCTGTTTCTGGTCAGTGACGACAACGCTTACGTCACGGGCTCGACGATCAAGGTCGATGGGGGAGCCGAGCTGAGCGCCGTGTGGCAGCCGGACGAGCTGTCGAATAGGTTTGCCGAGAAACAAGTTTCGCGGTAG
- a CDS encoding DUF732 domain-containing protein, protein MRPNSRQRLIVLAVAAAAAGGVAQSMPPRAHAAPAPEVEYVFDVQVRRHYNFPGNDAVGYGYGICHKVSQNQSYAQVMGDVKREVSPSDEFVANYLVSYAVSILCPAQIWQLRQSSEGYRPPGGETGPGTYY, encoded by the coding sequence GTGCGACCTAATAGCCGCCAGCGGCTCATTGTGCTGGCCGTCGCTGCGGCTGCCGCCGGCGGGGTCGCGCAGTCAATGCCGCCTCGGGCCCACGCCGCGCCAGCGCCCGAGGTGGAGTACGTCTTTGACGTCCAGGTGCGGCGACACTACAACTTTCCGGGTAATGACGCAGTCGGCTACGGCTATGGGATCTGCCACAAGGTCAGCCAGAATCAGAGCTATGCGCAAGTCATGGGAGACGTGAAAAGGGAGGTCAGCCCCAGCGACGAGTTTGTGGCCAACTACCTGGTCTCGTATGCCGTCAGCATATTGTGCCCCGCACAAATATGGCAGCTACGGCAGTCGTCAGAAGGCTATCGGCCGCCGGGCGGCGAGACTGGCCCTGGCACGTACTACTGA
- a CDS encoding alpha/beta hydrolase-fold protein: MKDATRGLRIVLAVIMLWCAWASTQSARAAGVETLMIPSPAMGRDIPVAFQAGGPHAVVLLDAFNAGDTVSNWVTVGNGMNDFAGKGVSVVAPAGGAWSLYTDWEQDGSRQWETFLSRELPDWLAANKGLAPGGHGIVGAAQGGTGALMMAAFHPDRYRYAGSMSGFLSPSSTTFNGAITAGMSQFGGVDTRNMWGPSQLGRWKWHDPDVHVQLLIDNGTRLWIFSPSTLTCSEPAAMIGYCDQAQGSNRSFYSHYSFLGGKNGHFDFPVGGQHDWSSWTPQLQVMAGDLANAVR, from the coding sequence ATGAAGGACGCTACCCGCGGGCTGAGAATTGTCCTGGCGGTAATTATGCTCTGGTGCGCTTGGGCCTCAACGCAATCCGCACGAGCGGCCGGAGTCGAGACGTTGATGATCCCGTCGCCGGCGATGGGACGCGATATCCCGGTGGCTTTTCAAGCGGGTGGTCCGCACGCGGTGGTCTTGCTCGACGCATTCAATGCCGGCGATACCGTCAGCAATTGGGTGACGGTCGGCAACGGAATGAATGATTTTGCCGGAAAAGGTGTCTCGGTCGTTGCGCCGGCCGGCGGAGCATGGAGCCTGTACACCGACTGGGAACAGGACGGCAGCCGGCAGTGGGAGACGTTCCTGTCCAGGGAGCTACCAGACTGGCTGGCGGCCAACAAGGGTCTAGCGCCGGGCGGCCACGGGATCGTCGGGGCAGCGCAGGGCGGTACCGGTGCTCTGATGATGGCGGCGTTCCATCCCGACCGCTACCGCTACGCGGGCTCGATGTCGGGCTTTCTCAGCCCATCGTCGACCACCTTCAACGGGGCTATCACCGCCGGCATGTCTCAGTTCGGCGGCGTGGACACCCGCAACATGTGGGGCCCTTCGCAGCTGGGTCGGTGGAAGTGGCATGACCCTGACGTCCACGTCCAGTTGCTGATCGACAACGGCACCCGGTTGTGGATCTTCAGCCCGTCGACGCTGACGTGCAGTGAGCCCGCCGCGATGATCGGCTACTGCGACCAAGCCCAAGGGAGCAATCGGTCGTTCTACAGCCACTACAGTTTCCTGGGCGGGAAAAACGGCCATTTCGACTTCCCTGTCGGTGGCCAACACGACTGGAGCAGCTGGACGCCTCAACTTCAAGTGATGGCAGGCGATCTCGCGAATGCGGTCCGATGA
- a CDS encoding TetR/AcrR family transcriptional regulator C-terminal domain-containing protein, with the protein MASRHTAAKVVTTALALLDEQGWEAVTLRGIARRMGAHLNSVSFQVKTKSRLLELMTDQIMGELSFESLPDDPLERVREIYRRYRVVLLRHRDAARLMISTRVFETNTLLVGEAVVAALREAGVDDVAAVRAGWSMHYFVIGLVQEEQAMHAVWSTPRGSSVLGAYPALASVASVLEVDTYADRMEFGISAILAAACAS; encoded by the coding sequence ATGGCGAGCAGGCACACAGCCGCAAAGGTGGTGACCACCGCCTTGGCACTGCTCGACGAGCAGGGTTGGGAGGCGGTGACCTTGCGTGGCATTGCCCGGCGGATGGGCGCTCATCTGAACTCGGTTTCGTTTCAGGTCAAGACCAAGTCCCGCCTCCTGGAGCTTATGACCGACCAGATCATGGGCGAACTCTCATTCGAATCCCTACCCGACGACCCGCTCGAGCGAGTGCGAGAGATCTACCGGCGGTACCGTGTGGTCCTGTTGCGGCACCGCGACGCTGCCCGGTTGATGATCAGTACGCGCGTGTTCGAGACAAACACCCTCCTCGTCGGAGAAGCCGTCGTTGCGGCTCTTCGGGAAGCGGGCGTGGATGACGTCGCTGCCGTACGCGCCGGATGGTCGATGCACTATTTCGTCATCGGACTGGTGCAGGAGGAGCAGGCCATGCATGCCGTCTGGTCGACGCCGCGCGGTTCGTCCGTCCTCGGTGCGTATCCCGCATTGGCCAGCGTGGCGTCGGTACTCGAGGTCGACACGTACGCCGATCGAATGGAGTTCGGCATCAGCGCGATCCTGGCTGCCGCCTGTGCGTCTTAA
- a CDS encoding SDR family NAD(P)-dependent oxidoreductase: MGRLENKVCVVTGAARGIGRGIARRFAREGAAVVLADIVEDEGERVASEIRDNGGVAQFARTDLRRREEVFATVNTAADSLGGIDVLVNCAIALSPHVGLEDKTDEMFSFVFGVGLYGTFWGMQAAYPHMRQRGGGRIINFDSLAKVNGQLHTADYNSTKAAIGALTVSAAAEWARDGILCNSIAPAAASMGFHKLVEEMPALIEVTKGFPLGRVGDPDSDIAPVALFLASDDARYVTGQTIYVDGGLLLSTAAMFPRDAEERVQAWLQQPFNTQG, encoded by the coding sequence ATGGGACGTCTTGAGAACAAGGTCTGCGTCGTTACGGGCGCAGCACGCGGCATTGGCCGGGGGATCGCCCGGCGATTCGCGCGCGAGGGCGCGGCCGTGGTGCTGGCCGACATCGTTGAAGACGAAGGCGAGCGGGTAGCCTCCGAGATCCGCGACAACGGGGGAGTGGCCCAGTTCGCAAGAACGGACTTGCGACGCAGGGAAGAAGTCTTCGCCACGGTGAACACCGCGGCGGACTCGCTGGGCGGCATCGACGTCCTGGTCAACTGCGCCATCGCGTTGTCGCCGCATGTGGGACTTGAAGACAAGACCGACGAAATGTTCTCGTTTGTCTTCGGGGTAGGGCTTTACGGGACTTTTTGGGGGATGCAAGCCGCATACCCGCACATGCGCCAGCGAGGCGGCGGCCGCATCATCAACTTCGATTCCCTGGCCAAGGTCAACGGTCAGCTGCACACCGCGGACTACAACTCCACGAAGGCTGCCATTGGCGCCCTCACCGTATCCGCCGCGGCGGAGTGGGCGCGCGATGGAATCCTGTGCAACTCCATCGCGCCGGCCGCGGCGAGTATGGGATTTCACAAGCTTGTCGAGGAGATGCCGGCCCTCATCGAGGTCACCAAGGGCTTCCCGCTCGGCCGAGTTGGGGACCCGGACAGCGACATCGCTCCTGTTGCGCTCTTCCTGGCCAGCGACGACGCGCGGTACGTGACCGGGCAGACGATCTACGTCGACGGCGGGCTGCTGCTGAGCACCGCGGCGATGTTCCCCCGAGACGCCGAGGAGCGTGTGCAGGCTTGGCTGCAGCAACCGTTCAACACGCAGGGATGA
- a CDS encoding ABC transporter ATP-binding protein — translation MGIGIQVEGLTKSFGSQRIWEDVTMDIPAGEVSVLLGPSGTGKSVFLKSLIGLLRPERGSIVVDGTNITECTAKKLYAIRTLFGVMFQDGALFGSMSLYDNTAYPLRKHTKNKESTIRNLVMEKLELVGLAGDEDKFPGQISGGMRKRAGLARSLVLDPQIILCDEPDSGLDPVRTAYLSQLLIDINAQIDCTILIVTHNINIARTVPDNMGMLFRKQLVTFGPREVLLTSDEPVVRQFLNGRRLGPIGMSEEKDETTMAEEQAMVAAGHHDGGVEEIHGVPAQITATPGMPERKAVARRLARVRELMHTLPPAAREAIRGDLDGIPTGPIQEPSGETLPARHRVPEDS, via the coding sequence ATGGGTATCGGTATACAGGTGGAAGGACTAACGAAGTCCTTTGGTTCTCAGCGAATTTGGGAAGACGTCACCATGGACATCCCGGCCGGTGAGGTCAGCGTGTTGTTGGGTCCGTCGGGTACCGGCAAATCGGTGTTCTTGAAGTCGCTGATTGGGCTCTTGCGTCCGGAGCGCGGCTCGATTGTGGTCGATGGCACCAACATCACCGAATGCACGGCCAAAAAGCTCTACGCGATACGCACCTTGTTCGGCGTGATGTTTCAAGATGGTGCCCTTTTTGGCTCAATGAGCCTGTACGACAACACCGCTTACCCGTTGCGTAAACATACCAAGAATAAAGAAAGCACGATCCGCAACCTCGTCATGGAAAAGCTTGAGCTAGTGGGGCTGGCCGGCGACGAAGATAAGTTTCCCGGCCAGATCTCCGGCGGCATGCGTAAGCGCGCCGGTCTGGCCCGCTCTCTGGTGCTCGACCCGCAAATCATATTGTGCGACGAGCCCGACTCTGGTCTGGATCCGGTGCGTACGGCGTATTTGTCGCAGTTGCTGATCGATATTAACGCGCAGATCGACTGCACGATCTTGATCGTTACCCACAACATCAACATTGCGCGCACGGTGCCCGACAACATGGGCATGTTGTTTCGCAAGCAGCTGGTGACGTTCGGTCCGCGTGAGGTGTTGTTGACCAGCGATGAGCCGGTGGTGCGGCAGTTCCTCAACGGTCGACGTCTGGGGCCGATCGGGATGTCGGAAGAGAAAGACGAGACGACGATGGCCGAGGAGCAGGCCATGGTTGCCGCCGGGCATCACGATGGAGGTGTAGAGGAGATCCACGGGGTGCCTGCGCAGATCACCGCGACCCCCGGGATGCCCGAACGCAAAGCGGTGGCACGTCGGCTGGCACGGGTTCGAGAGTTGATGCACACCCTGCCCCCGGCCGCGCGGGAGGCCATTCGCGGCGATCTCGACGGCATCCCGACGGGCCCGATCCAAGAGCCCAGTGGCGAGACGCTACCGGCACGCCACCGTGTACCGGAAGATAGCTAG
- a CDS encoding antibiotic biosynthesis monooxygenase, producing the protein MAARSPVHLVAVVQGSRRLSGASGHLQALSRATKLLGREMPVTRIPVVNRLEFDEHQVALWELFNDGRPDADRLDGGGELLGPSNALMRIPELATTMVAFSGYLRSDTLLERRLVELAICIVASHSRADFAFWRHGPSAVSHGIDQEVIDALRDGRRPNFDVDDERIVHDLTTQILSTSEVDDLTYDAAISCFGERGVVELVATVGFYFMIGMILNVFEVAVPDQESIFGRRQPEPGAVISGPGQPLATRSNQEVMMNYVGLWAHIPVHPGTRSAAASAAEYALEKINQEDGAVLFLVTASDNDPDALLVLELYRDEAALQAHKESDWLPEYMESMTEFVAGEPSFHVVRPLLAKGL; encoded by the coding sequence TTGGCCGCTCGATCGCCTGTCCACCTGGTGGCTGTAGTCCAAGGATCCCGACGCCTTTCTGGCGCTAGTGGCCATCTCCAGGCGCTTAGTAGAGCAACGAAGCTTCTCGGAAGGGAGATGCCGGTGACGCGAATTCCGGTAGTCAATCGCCTCGAATTCGATGAGCACCAGGTAGCGCTGTGGGAACTCTTCAACGATGGCCGACCGGACGCCGATCGGCTGGATGGCGGAGGTGAACTCCTTGGGCCGTCAAACGCCCTCATGCGTATTCCCGAGCTCGCCACCACGATGGTCGCCTTCAGCGGTTACCTCCGCTCGGACACGTTGCTGGAGCGGCGGCTCGTCGAACTGGCCATCTGCATCGTGGCGAGCCACTCGCGCGCCGACTTTGCATTTTGGCGGCATGGTCCTTCGGCAGTTTCGCATGGGATCGACCAAGAGGTCATCGACGCGCTGCGCGACGGTCGGCGACCCAACTTCGACGTCGACGACGAACGGATCGTGCACGACCTCACCACGCAGATTCTCTCCACTAGCGAAGTTGACGACCTAACCTACGATGCGGCGATCAGCTGCTTCGGCGAGCGTGGAGTGGTCGAACTCGTTGCGACGGTTGGCTTTTACTTCATGATCGGAATGATCTTGAACGTGTTCGAAGTTGCCGTTCCTGATCAAGAGTCGATTTTCGGTCGACGGCAACCGGAGCCCGGTGCTGTCATTTCGGGACCAGGGCAACCCTTGGCCACTCGATCCAACCAGGAGGTAATGATGAATTACGTCGGTTTGTGGGCTCATATCCCCGTGCACCCCGGCACCCGGTCAGCCGCCGCCAGCGCTGCCGAGTATGCGCTCGAAAAGATCAACCAAGAAGACGGGGCTGTGCTTTTTCTCGTGACCGCGTCGGACAATGACCCGGATGCACTTCTGGTGTTGGAGCTGTACCGGGATGAGGCGGCATTGCAGGCACATAAGGAGTCTGACTGGCTACCCGAATACATGGAGTCGATGACGGAATTCGTCGCAGGTGAGCCGTCATTCCACGTTGTCCGCCCGTTGCTCGCGAAGGGCCTCTGA
- a CDS encoding Rieske 2Fe-2S domain-containing protein produces the protein MLTVEQNEFLTRVGAGTPMGEYFRRFWLPALLDRELPGPDCDPVRTRILGEDLVAFRDSAGKVGVLDAFCPHRRAAMYYGRNEEGGLRCVYHGQKFDTDGRCLDYPAAPPGSKLKDKAFIKSYPTYETGGLIWVYLGPRELMPPRPPELPFTNMPTEDLTRVRYLLECNWMQNLEGDLDLVHIPFLHSTSADGYFTADGLGTDFHSQATIVETDFGLSSAVRTRKANGEYNWRVNQLILPTTMLIPIPGGHKGETSMVLPIDDDHCAVFLIFPVERMPMVPGPDGQLIRLDSVVPVEQSTFQFKDGVIIDIALPIFNKRNGYGLDRQIQQATGGTGLPGGPKTEDQVMVETMGFAVDRSQEHLDATDKPIIALRNRLMRAAADVQNGIEPGHPYVGDLVPYDVDSDMPVFEDMVAERSDHVTQSA, from the coding sequence ATGTTGACTGTGGAACAAAACGAGTTCCTCACCCGAGTCGGTGCTGGCACGCCGATGGGCGAGTACTTTCGGCGGTTCTGGTTGCCGGCGCTGCTGGACCGCGAGTTGCCGGGGCCGGATTGTGATCCGGTGCGTACCCGCATCCTCGGTGAGGACCTCGTCGCCTTCCGCGACTCGGCCGGCAAGGTCGGCGTCCTTGACGCCTTCTGTCCGCACCGCCGCGCCGCCATGTACTACGGCCGCAACGAAGAAGGCGGCCTACGCTGCGTCTACCACGGCCAAAAATTCGACACCGACGGACGCTGCCTGGACTACCCGGCCGCCCCACCCGGAAGCAAACTCAAAGACAAAGCCTTCATCAAGTCCTACCCCACCTACGAAACCGGCGGCCTCATCTGGGTCTACCTCGGCCCCCGCGAACTCATGCCACCCCGCCCCCCGGAACTGCCCTTCACCAACATGCCCACCGAAGACCTGACCCGGGTTCGTTATCTTCTGGAATGCAACTGGATGCAGAACCTCGAAGGCGACCTCGACCTGGTTCATATTCCCTTCCTGCACAGCACATCTGCTGATGGCTACTTCACGGCGGACGGGCTCGGGACGGACTTCCATTCACAGGCCACGATCGTGGAAACCGACTTCGGACTGTCATCGGCTGTCCGCACACGCAAGGCCAACGGCGAATACAACTGGCGGGTCAACCAGCTGATCCTTCCAACGACCATGCTGATCCCAATCCCCGGCGGCCACAAGGGCGAGACCAGCATGGTGTTGCCGATCGACGACGATCACTGTGCGGTCTTCCTCATCTTCCCTGTCGAGCGCATGCCGATGGTCCCAGGGCCCGACGGGCAACTGATCAGGTTGGACAGCGTAGTGCCGGTGGAGCAGAGCACTTTTCAATTCAAGGATGGCGTGATCATCGACATTGCGCTGCCAATCTTCAACAAACGCAACGGCTACGGGCTCGACCGACAGATTCAACAAGCCACCGGGGGCACAGGTCTGCCCGGCGGCCCCAAGACCGAAGACCAGGTGATGGTCGAGACGATGGGCTTTGCCGTCGACCGGTCCCAGGAGCACCTCGATGCCACCGACAAACCAATCATTGCGTTGCGCAACAGGCTTATGCGGGCGGCAGCCGACGTGCAAAACGGCATCGAGCCGGGCCACCCCTACGTCGGGGACCTGGTTCCTTACGACGTCGACAGCGACATGCCGGTATTCGAAGACATGGTTGCCGAACGGTCCGACCACGTCACGCAATCCGCATAG